Proteins encoded in a region of the Streptomyces sp. PCS3-D2 genome:
- a CDS encoding cupin domain-containing protein: MTQQRPRIVDLSETPPNRRRGGDLRAVLTPTSVGSTSGFMGLAIMAPGESIAEHYHPYSEEFVYVVSGRLEVDLDGEPHPLRTDQGLLVPLNTRHRFRNVGDTEARMVFHLGPLAPRPELGHVDTEQAPNPEGTAWEQPPDRTGAVS; this comes from the coding sequence ATGACCCAACAGCGCCCACGCATCGTGGACCTGAGCGAGACGCCGCCCAACCGCCGGCGCGGTGGCGACCTGAGGGCCGTACTCACCCCCACCTCGGTGGGTTCGACCAGCGGCTTCATGGGCCTGGCCATCATGGCCCCCGGGGAGTCGATCGCCGAGCACTACCACCCGTACTCCGAGGAGTTCGTGTACGTGGTCAGCGGCCGGCTGGAGGTCGACCTCGACGGGGAACCCCACCCGCTGCGCACCGACCAGGGGCTGCTCGTCCCGCTCAACACCCGTCACCGCTTCCGCAACGTCGGGGACACCGAGGCCCGCATGGTCTTCCACCTCGGCCCGCTCGCCCCGCGCCCCGAGCTGGGGCACGTGGACACCGAGCAGGCCCCGAATCCGGAGGGAACCGCGTGGGAGCAGCCGCCGGACCGCACGGGAGCGGTCTCGTGA